In the Paenibacillus pabuli genome, one interval contains:
- a CDS encoding stalk domain-containing protein: MSWPDPSDHKTNPNQNSFIPTDPPVKGKPARRWRLVVASTWLTTTLLTGLGHAPISYAATTPLPPSGTSAVHTTAATTENKLHYTAVEGAHYYTIALRNDGSVWAWGRNMFGELGVSEDIRYRHTSSPIRIPGISNVIAISAAGGGINAAVQADGTVWEWGSGTLPYQVEGISSAKDVVTGSFNTALLRNGTVMSWQRHGTQGNDSEVIHRPHAVNGLKDIIQVGSSGQQGYALKKDGSLWTWNEPNQPDDTPSKPAKLKGLSNISSITSTDTSLLVLDQNGKVWGLNEKGKPVAQHHNLKVKQMDGNSQYILLLTTSGEVYSYGRTVTGKEGRVKHLSGITDISAGYHHSLALSSNGTVWGWGSDKYQEAGAPATSSGGMVYRPVQAKLGIDVYINDALFQSTYSAVQTQHTVQLPVRAAATVIGAAFEMNQVNGIVEAYSLQYEDRTVTIRPNETEATVKSTSSSTAQSISLPEPISNYSGATTVPFEVFEALGLTVNWDEEASLLTIQSDT; encoded by the coding sequence ATGAGCTGGCCGGATCCATCTGATCATAAAACTAACCCCAACCAAAATTCCTTCATACCAACCGATCCCCCTGTAAAAGGTAAACCAGCTCGTAGATGGCGCCTGGTGGTCGCTTCTACTTGGTTAACCACAACCCTATTAACGGGGCTGGGCCATGCCCCCATATCATACGCAGCAACAACTCCACTGCCACCCAGCGGTACATCTGCGGTCCATACCACCGCAGCAACCACAGAAAACAAACTTCACTATACCGCTGTGGAGGGGGCTCATTATTATACGATCGCACTGCGAAATGACGGTTCCGTCTGGGCTTGGGGTCGCAATATGTTCGGAGAGCTTGGTGTCAGTGAAGACATCCGCTATCGCCATACGTCCAGTCCCATTCGCATTCCGGGAATTTCGAATGTCATAGCCATTTCAGCCGCAGGAGGTGGGATTAACGCAGCCGTTCAGGCAGATGGAACCGTGTGGGAATGGGGCTCTGGTACACTCCCCTACCAAGTCGAAGGCATCTCCTCTGCGAAGGATGTGGTTACTGGTTCTTTCAATACCGCCCTTCTTCGGAACGGTACAGTTATGTCATGGCAGCGCCATGGGACTCAAGGAAACGATTCAGAAGTTATACACCGTCCACACGCAGTAAACGGATTGAAAGACATCATTCAGGTAGGATCATCCGGCCAACAAGGCTATGCCTTGAAGAAAGATGGCTCCCTGTGGACATGGAATGAACCAAACCAACCGGATGACACTCCTTCCAAACCAGCCAAGTTAAAGGGTCTGTCCAACATATCATCGATCACAAGCACAGATACGTCCCTGCTTGTACTGGACCAGAACGGGAAAGTGTGGGGCCTGAACGAGAAGGGCAAACCAGTTGCTCAGCATCATAACCTCAAGGTGAAGCAGATGGACGGGAATTCGCAATATATCTTGCTGTTAACCACTTCGGGTGAGGTGTACAGCTACGGAAGGACGGTTACAGGCAAAGAAGGCAGAGTTAAGCATCTGTCGGGTATTACCGATATTTCGGCAGGGTATCACCACAGTCTGGCCTTATCCTCTAATGGAACTGTCTGGGGTTGGGGAAGTGACAAGTACCAGGAGGCTGGAGCACCTGCGACATCATCTGGAGGCATGGTTTACCGACCCGTTCAGGCCAAGCTTGGCATCGATGTGTATATTAACGATGCTCTGTTCCAGTCCACGTATTCGGCAGTCCAAACCCAACATACCGTTCAACTTCCAGTCAGAGCCGCAGCCACAGTGATTGGGGCAGCATTTGAAATGAACCAGGTAAACGGAATAGTCGAAGCTTATTCATTGCAATATGAAGATCGTACCGTCACAATCCGTCCCAACGAGACGGAGGCCACGGTGAAATCCACCTCTTCCTCTACAGCTCAATCCATTTCATTACCAGAACCGATAAGCAATTATTCGGGTGCGACGACCGTTCCCTTTGAAGTATTCGAGGCCTTGGGACTTACTGTGAACTGGGATGAAGAGGCAAGCTTGTTGACTATCCAAAGTGATACCTAG
- a CDS encoding ATP-grasp domain-containing protein, with the protein MIIIYGSSPLDEKKVDESYEEEYQCAKQLGFEVGLINLEEFIVNQRPDLAIKRLRKAPEREEALYRGWMLKPQEYAQLYEALASKNWYLINTPEQYQHCHYLPESYDKIKGHTPKSVWLPISELQGSPDAIQKAVLPFGEQSIMVKDYVKSRKHEWEEACYIPNAADNEHVMQVVHNLITLQGEDLNEGLVFREFVPLEFLSYHDQSGMPLSREVRVFVLDGKPVYISNYWDEGEDEVFKEVLGSFMDIAGEIQSRFFTMDFAKQEGGSWIILELGDGQVAGLPDYADALRFYEHLKIALE; encoded by the coding sequence GTGATCATCATATATGGCAGTTCACCTCTCGATGAGAAGAAGGTGGACGAGAGTTATGAAGAGGAATATCAATGTGCGAAGCAGCTCGGCTTCGAGGTAGGACTCATTAATTTGGAAGAATTTATAGTGAATCAGCGTCCGGATCTCGCCATTAAACGACTTAGAAAAGCTCCGGAGCGGGAAGAAGCACTGTACCGTGGCTGGATGTTGAAACCGCAAGAGTATGCACAATTATATGAAGCACTGGCCTCGAAAAATTGGTATCTCATCAACACGCCAGAGCAGTATCAACATTGTCATTACCTGCCTGAGTCTTATGACAAAATCAAAGGACACACGCCAAAGTCGGTATGGCTACCTATATCTGAGCTACAAGGTTCCCCGGATGCGATTCAGAAGGCAGTGCTCCCGTTTGGTGAGCAGTCCATCATGGTGAAGGATTATGTAAAGTCTCGTAAACATGAGTGGGAGGAAGCTTGTTACATCCCGAATGCTGCGGATAACGAGCATGTAATGCAGGTCGTACATAACTTGATAACGCTGCAGGGCGAAGACTTGAATGAAGGACTCGTATTCAGGGAGTTCGTTCCGCTTGAATTTCTGTCCTACCATGACCAGAGCGGCATGCCGTTGTCACGGGAGGTGCGGGTGTTCGTTTTGGATGGTAAACCTGTCTATATATCAAACTACTGGGACGAAGGCGAGGATGAGGTGTTCAAGGAAGTGTTAGGTTCATTTATGGATATTGCTGGAGAGATTCAAAGTCGTTTTTTCACGATGGACTTTGCCAAACAGGAGGGCGGATCCTGGATCATCCTTGAACTCGGTGACGGTCAGGTGGCAGGATTGCCGGATTATGCGGATGCATTGCGCTTTTACGAGCATTTGAAGATAGCCCTGGAATAG
- a CDS encoding DinB family protein: MKFSEDVLWNQLQDVRQFTLHVCDSMDEGQVHDVPKGFNNSILWNVGHIILDQDMWFHYLIADDSEVPKVYVQFFGYGTSPATWDASPPTWTELMDRLRAQPEQLKNKFAGRLEEPLLRESELGMSTIGEVIPRTLYHEWYHLGYIQSIRRCLSVSSAG; this comes from the coding sequence ATGAAGTTTAGTGAAGATGTACTATGGAATCAACTGCAGGATGTGAGGCAATTTACGCTGCACGTGTGCGACTCTATGGATGAAGGACAGGTTCATGATGTGCCGAAGGGATTCAATAACTCCATCCTGTGGAATGTGGGACACATCATTTTGGATCAGGATATGTGGTTTCATTATCTCATTGCTGATGACTCGGAAGTGCCTAAGGTCTATGTACAGTTCTTTGGTTATGGGACAAGCCCGGCAACGTGGGATGCATCACCCCCAACCTGGACCGAATTGATGGATCGTCTAAGGGCACAACCAGAGCAATTGAAAAACAAATTTGCAGGTCGCCTGGAAGAGCCGCTGCTCCGAGAGAGCGAGTTAGGCATGAGTACAATCGGCGAAGTGATTCCGCGTACGCTCTATCATGAGTGGTACCATCTGGGATACATTCAATCTATTCGCAGATGTCTGAGTGTATCTTCTGCAGGTTGA